The Thalassophryne amazonica chromosome 13, fThaAma1.1, whole genome shotgun sequence genome window below encodes:
- the ncoa4 gene encoding nuclear receptor coactivator 4 isoform X2: MASRWTVQSKGLRMAEAAALSGLKRCRQAQDQLEDAISAVMRAEQQLRENAREVRLELQSCVSRQQEALRSRELWLLGQTELLEQLKVETLQQQLFQLHWLRGQFDGLSQQLQTSCNSTDLNNQLSDIVERLACVSLIPEETPEISFQADSRALRKAITSFGSVSAQFVEGEASQNSALNSFHHRGVVQSCSVEGETQMEAGSLSEWLLETHPASSTPIGYHVSTNPQDWLLPQTESKTPAPALASMDFLKAWGQLRDLEAWLLHDKTPVSRERATSSCSTATSCISIEKIDECMFEEEDLSEWIVTSAHGSTETVSDAEQWRAVLKPFTEKWSPSEWLLTPSRAAADCTACCHTPKAVEIENLDQLLCRKTPPTPSSTSATSPVVTLEAWLQQAVPVQQACRANEPCSSYSQCICDENCGKEALSRWLLHQDGRDKNGVPVTKTAPPTLQLRDHKVLSILDAWLHPLSSAPSSEEKASREDHSSRSSLLFHCPLDPELWVVPQKMAGPSAEEDKWLLKKSLAQERLALPNVCDLFSCMKVGGDKDHWLHKASIQI; the protein is encoded by the exons GTGCGTTTGGAGCTGCAGAGCTGTGTGAGTCGCCAGCAGGAGGCACTGCGTAGCAGAGAATTGTGGCTGCTGGGTCAGACTGAGCTGCTGGAACAGCTGAAGGTTGAAACTCTGCAGCAGCAACTCTTCCAGCTGCACTGG CTCAGAGGTCAGTTTGACGGGCTCAGCCAGCAGCTGCAGACCTCGTGCAACAGCACCGACCTGAACAACCAGCTGAGCGACATTGTGGAGCg GCTGGCCTGCGTGAGTCTGATCCCAGAGGAGACTCCTGAAATCAGCTTCCAGGCCGATTCCCGCGCTCTGAGGAAGGCCATCACCTCTTTTGGCAGTGTGAGTGCTCAG TTTGTGGAGGGAGAGGCCTCTCAGAACTCCGCCTTAAACTCCTTCCACCACAGAGGTGTTGTGCAGAGCTGCTCCGTGGAAGGGGAGACACAG ATGGAGGCAGGATCCCTGAGTGAGTGGCTCTTGGAAACGCACCCAGCAAGCAGCACTCCCATTGGCTACCATGTTAGTACCAACCCTCAGGATTGGCTGCTGCCACAAACAGAGAGCAAG ACTCCTGCTCCGGCTCTGGCCTCTATGGATTTCCTGAAGGCCTGGGGTCAGCTTAGAGACCTGGAGGCGTGGCTGCTTCACGACAAGACGCCCGTCAGCAGAGAGCGAGCCACCAGCAGCTGCAGCACCGCTACTTCCTGCATTTCCATAGAGAAGATAGATGAGTGCATGTTTGAAGAGGAGGACCTGAGTGAGTGGATCGTGACCTCGGCTCACGGAAGCACGGAGACCGTCTCTGACGCAGAGCAGTGGCGAGCCGTGCTGAAGCCATTCACAGAAAAGTGGTCACCCAGCGAGTGGCTGCTGACGCCGTCTCGTGCTGCTGCAGACTGCACCGCCTGCTGCCACACCCCCAAGGCTGTGGAGATTGAGAACTTGGACCAGCTCTTGTGCCGAAAGACCCCTCCCACTCCCAGCTCCACCTCTGCTACCTCCCCGGTGGTGACTCTGGAGGCGTGGCTTCAGCAGGCCGTTCCAGTGCAGCAGGCCTGCCGGGCCAACGAGCCGTGTTCCAGCTACAGTCAGTGCATCTGCGACGAAAACTGCGGGAAGGAGGCGCTGAGCCGCTGGCTGCTCCATCAGGATGGACGAGACAAGAACGGCGTGCCGGTCACCAAGACGGCTCCGCCCACACTGCAGCTCAGAGACCACAAG GTTCTGTCCATCCTGGATGCTTGGCTCCACCCTTTGTCCTCTGCCCCCTCCTCTGAGGAGAAGGCCTCCAGGGAGGACCACAGCTCCCGCTCCTCACTGCTGTTCCACTGCCCTCTGGATCCAGAGCTCTGGGTGGTTCCACAGAAGATGGCCGGGCCGTCAGCTGAGGAGGACAAGTGGCTGCTGAAGAAGAGCCTAGCTCAG GAGCGGCTCGCGCTGCCCAACGTCTGCGACCTCTTCTCCTGCATGAAGGTGGGCGGGGACAAGGACCATTGGTTGCACAAGGCTTCCATACAG aTCTGA
- the ncoa4 gene encoding nuclear receptor coactivator 4 isoform X1: MASRWTVQSKGLRMAEAAALSGLKRCRQAQDQLEDAISAVMRAEQQLRENAREVRLELQSCVSRQQEALRSRELWLLGQTELLEQLKVETLQQQLFQLHWLRGQFDGLSQQLQTSCNSTDLNNQLSDIVERLACVSLIPEETPEISFQADSRALRKAITSFGSVSAQFVEGEASQNSALNSFHHRGVVQSCSVEGETQKMEAGSLSEWLLETHPASSTPIGYHVSTNPQDWLLPQTESKTPAPALASMDFLKAWGQLRDLEAWLLHDKTPVSRERATSSCSTATSCISIEKIDECMFEEEDLSEWIVTSAHGSTETVSDAEQWRAVLKPFTEKWSPSEWLLTPSRAAADCTACCHTPKAVEIENLDQLLCRKTPPTPSSTSATSPVVTLEAWLQQAVPVQQACRANEPCSSYSQCICDENCGKEALSRWLLHQDGRDKNGVPVTKTAPPTLQLRDHKVLSILDAWLHPLSSAPSSEEKASREDHSSRSSLLFHCPLDPELWVVPQKMAGPSAEEDKWLLKKSLAQERLALPNVCDLFSCMKVGGDKDHWLHKASIQI; this comes from the exons GTGCGTTTGGAGCTGCAGAGCTGTGTGAGTCGCCAGCAGGAGGCACTGCGTAGCAGAGAATTGTGGCTGCTGGGTCAGACTGAGCTGCTGGAACAGCTGAAGGTTGAAACTCTGCAGCAGCAACTCTTCCAGCTGCACTGG CTCAGAGGTCAGTTTGACGGGCTCAGCCAGCAGCTGCAGACCTCGTGCAACAGCACCGACCTGAACAACCAGCTGAGCGACATTGTGGAGCg GCTGGCCTGCGTGAGTCTGATCCCAGAGGAGACTCCTGAAATCAGCTTCCAGGCCGATTCCCGCGCTCTGAGGAAGGCCATCACCTCTTTTGGCAGTGTGAGTGCTCAG TTTGTGGAGGGAGAGGCCTCTCAGAACTCCGCCTTAAACTCCTTCCACCACAGAGGTGTTGTGCAGAGCTGCTCCGTGGAAGGGGAGACACAG AAGATGGAGGCAGGATCCCTGAGTGAGTGGCTCTTGGAAACGCACCCAGCAAGCAGCACTCCCATTGGCTACCATGTTAGTACCAACCCTCAGGATTGGCTGCTGCCACAAACAGAGAGCAAG ACTCCTGCTCCGGCTCTGGCCTCTATGGATTTCCTGAAGGCCTGGGGTCAGCTTAGAGACCTGGAGGCGTGGCTGCTTCACGACAAGACGCCCGTCAGCAGAGAGCGAGCCACCAGCAGCTGCAGCACCGCTACTTCCTGCATTTCCATAGAGAAGATAGATGAGTGCATGTTTGAAGAGGAGGACCTGAGTGAGTGGATCGTGACCTCGGCTCACGGAAGCACGGAGACCGTCTCTGACGCAGAGCAGTGGCGAGCCGTGCTGAAGCCATTCACAGAAAAGTGGTCACCCAGCGAGTGGCTGCTGACGCCGTCTCGTGCTGCTGCAGACTGCACCGCCTGCTGCCACACCCCCAAGGCTGTGGAGATTGAGAACTTGGACCAGCTCTTGTGCCGAAAGACCCCTCCCACTCCCAGCTCCACCTCTGCTACCTCCCCGGTGGTGACTCTGGAGGCGTGGCTTCAGCAGGCCGTTCCAGTGCAGCAGGCCTGCCGGGCCAACGAGCCGTGTTCCAGCTACAGTCAGTGCATCTGCGACGAAAACTGCGGGAAGGAGGCGCTGAGCCGCTGGCTGCTCCATCAGGATGGACGAGACAAGAACGGCGTGCCGGTCACCAAGACGGCTCCGCCCACACTGCAGCTCAGAGACCACAAG GTTCTGTCCATCCTGGATGCTTGGCTCCACCCTTTGTCCTCTGCCCCCTCCTCTGAGGAGAAGGCCTCCAGGGAGGACCACAGCTCCCGCTCCTCACTGCTGTTCCACTGCCCTCTGGATCCAGAGCTCTGGGTGGTTCCACAGAAGATGGCCGGGCCGTCAGCTGAGGAGGACAAGTGGCTGCTGAAGAAGAGCCTAGCTCAG GAGCGGCTCGCGCTGCCCAACGTCTGCGACCTCTTCTCCTGCATGAAGGTGGGCGGGGACAAGGACCATTGGTTGCACAAGGCTTCCATACAG aTCTGA